One stretch of Bombus affinis isolate iyBomAffi1 chromosome 4, iyBomAffi1.2, whole genome shotgun sequence DNA includes these proteins:
- the LOC126915367 gene encoding uncharacterized protein LOC126915367, with product MYTTRGTVPAYKLVQLEHHRRELSDVRAARDQRVEVREKSVKYLACQYGVSRDIIHNIRHESERSTGFGKREGHPSKHKNRRRSSNEEMKDRLYTWIQDQHAVGNQLTDPLIQEKAIKLCGGQEGTSFVENKGWLADFKSRYKVGAVRIRRAETTTREEIEERITDVSNEYDDEEDVDIYSIYDEDPVKTVNEDENITEDEQEDEINEEVREAEEDENEAAEADKSQLSMVTKKKTDLNMLREIIKTYAYNNQAVLILGEAIISILHNNML from the exons ATGTACACAACGCGTGGCACTGTACCGGCCTACAAACTTGTACAACTTGAGCACCATCGGCGAGAGTTGTCGGACGTTCGAGCAGCTCGGGACCAAAG AGTTGAAGTCAGAGAGAAGTCAGTGAAATATTTAGCTTGCCAGTATGGAGTTTCGCGAGATATCATACATAATATTCGTCACGAAAGCGAACGCTCAACAGGTTTTGGAAAGCGAGAAGGTCATCCATCAAAACATAAAAATCGAAGAAGATCTTCGAACGAAGAAATGAAAGATCGTTTGTATACGTGGATCCAGGATCAACATGCAGTAGGGAATCAATTAACTGACCCATTAATACAAGAGAAAGCAATCAAACTGTGTGGTGGACAGGAAGGAACTTCGTTTGTTGAAAACAAGGGATGGTTAGCCGATTTTAAGAGCCGATATAAAGTCGGCGCAGTGCGGATTCGTAGAGCAGAAACAACTACAAGAGAGGAAATTGAAGAAAGAATCACAGATGTTTCCAACGAATATGACGATGAAGAGGATGTTGATATATATAGCATTTATGATGAAGATCCTGTAAAAACTGTTAACGAAGATGAAAATATTACAGAAGATGAGCAAGAagacgagataaacgaagaggTAAGAGAAGCAGAAGAAGACGAAAACGAAGCAGCAGAAGCGGATAAATCACAATTAAGTATGGTAACAAAAAAGAAGACTGATTTAAACATGCTCAGAGAAATTATAAAGACATACGCATATAATAATCAAGCGGTGTTAATATTGGGAGAAGCAATAATAAGCATTTTGCACAATAACATGCTATAG
- the LOC126915852 gene encoding uncharacterized protein LOC126915852, which translates to MKASTILLLSFASWVVAHPGLPHSEKVEENLKKVKEERQEKSNILIENLISLKDKFVPLQLSENRKLEELGTFNVAQQNIEKFGIPASPITFFLGKDNFIISTILNVIGTAKEVIGTAKEVIEAIKSNVKKVIKLPLLVREEKIPGASLGFEKTDSAQLKGHESSGKDDSRLSTGIEGIDMNEVKEGYSNGYRKSTEGDVKEIASEKHVIHSADSPVSSKGNVKTNTSERKHSEGSRISTKLEEKSASTKKQSHSAEKAEKKSLTSEKEETSQGPMNVPEKVAVDEKKDNSKKSRRSIVAY; encoded by the exons ATGAAGGCGTCAACGATACTACTGTTGTCTTTTGCGTCGTGGGTAGTGGCGCATCCAGGTCTTCCGCACTCGGAAAAAGTCGAGGAGAATTTG aaaaaagtaaaagaagaGAGGCAAGAGAAGTCGaatatattaattgaaaatttaatatcattGAAGGATAAATTTGTACCATTGCAACTGTCTGAAAATAGAAAGTTAGAGGAACTGGGGACATTTAATGTAGCGCAGCAGAATATCG AGAAATTTGGAATTCCTGCGTCACCAATAACGTTCTTTCTTGGCAAGGACAATTTCATCATTTCGACGATTTTAAATGTGATCGGAACAGCCAAAGAAGTGATTGGAACAGCCAAAGAAGTGATTGAAGCAATCAAAAGCAATGTTAAGAAAG tgATAAAGTTGCCTCTCCTTGTGCGTGAAGAAAAGATACCAG GAGCCAGTCTGGGCTTCGAGAAAACTGATTCTGCTCAGTTGAAAGGGCATGAATCAAGTGGCAAAGACGATTCTCGACTATCGACAGGAATTGAAGGAATCGATATGAACGAGGTGAAAGAAGGTTACAGCAATGGTTATCGGAAATCAACAGAAGGTGACGTAAAAGAAATTGCCAGCGAAAAACACGTTATTCACTCTGCTGATTCTCCGGTATCGTCGAAAGGGAATGTAAAAACAAATACCAGCGAGAGAAAACACTCGGAAGGGTCTCGGATATCAACGAAACTGGAAGAAAAATCAGCTAGCACAAAAAAGCAGAGTCATTCCGCCGAAAAAGCTGAGAAAAAATCGTTAACTAGTGAAAAAGAAGAGACTTCTCAAGGTCCGATGAATGTTCCGGAAAAAGTAGCCGTCGACGAGAAAAAGGACAATTCGAAGAAGAGCAGAAGAAGCATAGTAGCATATTGA